AATCAAATGCTAAAGAATTAATTCATAAGTCACTACTGGAACTATCTTCGGCGATAAAGCTCCGGGATGAGGAATCTAAGAAATACATAGATGAGCAGAAAGAGTCTCTATCCCTAGCAAAGAAGGGGTTATTCGCAACTGTAGGCTTTTCAGTTATTTCAATTGCTCTGGCAATATACTTCTATGTCAGCGCGCCCTAACAAGGCCAGCCAGAGGGACCATAAAACCGCCGCTTCGCTTTGGTTTTACGGCTCCTGCTGGCGGCGTTATGTTTTACAAATATGGTATCAATCAGTTCGAAAGATGGAGTCTAAGGTTTGTCCAAATCAATTATAGAATTTAAGAAGTTCCTGTCGGAATACTCAAAATCGATGAGTGATATGGAGTTAAAGCTTGGAAACTTGATTCTAAATAGCTTTTCAGAAGTGGAACGTAAGTCTTCTGCTGGTGGAGCTAGAGCAAACAAAATATCATCACTTATTATAAAAAGTGGAAAAAGTATTTCACCATATGTAGATAGTAAGATTGAAACATTATCAATCAAGCCAAAAATTAAGAATCTTTCAAAGTTAAAGGTAAAAGGATTTCGAGGTTTTAACGAGCCCCAGGAATTTGATTTAAGTAAAAAGTTCACTTTCATATATGGGTTAAATGGGACTGGAAAATCAAGCTTCTGCGAAGCGTTAGAACATTCACTTACTGGAAAGATTAATGAGGCATCAAGTAAAAGATTTGAGTCCAGTCAATATTTAAATAATATATCATCACCTAAGACTGAAGTCATATTGACAGCGGAATATGATGATGGGAACTTATTACCCGCAATAAAAGATCCTCTAGAAAATGAATTCCTATTTGTTGAGAAAAATAGAATTGAAGCATTTGCTAGAGTTTCCTCACATGCACCACAAGGTCAACAGCAGCGATTATCGGCTTTATTTGGTCTGGAAGAGTTTAATAATTTCTCTAGTGGATTCAATAAGACTATAGAGCACAAACTGCCAATTACTCCAGTCAAGGAAAAAGAGTTAAAGATTAAAGAAAGAGAAGTAGAGAAATCAAAGCTAATAGTTGAAAACAAAAAAGCAGAAATAGAGGGTTATGGAAAAAGAAAAGAGTCTCTCCTTTCTAAATACCCGACTCAAAAACTAGTGTCAGAAGTAATGGAACTGCTTACATCTGACACTGACGGTTTAATATTCAAGAAAAAAGATGAAATTGAAAAAATATCTAAAATTATTGTTAAGCCAGTCGATAAAGCCCAAAGGTTTTTAGATACTCTAGTATCCCTAAACCAAAAATTTTTAATCTTTACCAATCTTACTAATGAAGTAAAAAAATATAGAGATGAGATTAACTTTGTTGACTTGTATTCAGCAATTAAGAAAATGTCATCCATACCTACGGATTGTTGCCCAGCATGTGACACGCCAATTTCTCAAGTAACGACAAATCCTTTTGTAAAAGCAGAAAGTCAGCTAAAAATACTTGAAGACATTTCAGCAAAACAGAAATCCCTAGCTGAAAAAGAGAAAAGCATTTCAGGGGCACTAATTCGACTTTCATCCGAACTAAAATCAGTTGATACTTCTATCTCTCTTACGACTGATAATTTCAATAAAGAATATGAATCATTAAAGTTAGGATTGGAAAAGAACATCAGCGAATGGGCTAAGTGGAATAGTGAAAATAAAGAAGCCTTTGAAAAGATTACAAGTTACAAAAAGGAACTTAAATCGCTTGAGGCTGATTATAGAGAGTGTTCTACAATAACAGAGCTTTATAAAGCCGCATATA
The genomic region above belongs to Amphritea japonica ATCC BAA-1530 and contains:
- a CDS encoding AAA family ATPase produces the protein MSDMELKLGNLILNSFSEVERKSSAGGARANKISSLIIKSGKSISPYVDSKIETLSIKPKIKNLSKLKVKGFRGFNEPQEFDLSKKFTFIYGLNGTGKSSFCEALEHSLTGKINEASSKRFESSQYLNNISSPKTEVILTAEYDDGNLLPAIKDPLENEFLFVEKNRIEAFARVSSHAPQGQQQRLSALFGLEEFNNFSSGFNKTIEHKLPITPVKEKELKIKEREVEKSKLIVENKKAEIEGYGKRKESLLSKYPTQKLVSEVMELLTSDTDGLIFKKKDEIEKISKIIVKPVDKAQRFLDTLVSLNQKFLIFTNLTNEVKKYRDEINFVDLYSAIKKMSSIPTDCCPACDTPISQVTTNPFVKAESQLKILEDISAKQKSLAEKEKSISGALIRLSSELKSVDTSISLTTDNFNKEYESLKLGLEKNISEWAKWNSENKEAFEKITSYKKELKSLEADYRECSTITELYKAAYKEKNRAEKIISEFNTANKGLIAKVEEEKKEISHYLQYSGAYESFINKLKRYSESLPLRLAKSLDNQVVSIYNSINKHPYDHEVLGSVSLPTKPNDVIKIRYLDGTTEDALRVLSEGHLRCLGLSILLAKNIHDAHNVIIFDDVVNAIDDEHRSGVINELFSNSLLSEKQMILTTHGEDFIKRLENQLLSRGLNRKLTRYDFIRNHDSREVLIEPSLNRHYLIKAESNFKKGLIKDGLMECRRSLEELAPRLWKKMKTEGLDPALTVKLRAPSTSPDLYNLIDGLIGYIKEIEKKPGINNFSRHRQCLMKVKDVSKKNQVTWNLLNKGTHEEDRDEEFDENQAKELFELCLEFEGLIKNYSREEFKIDTVN